A window of the Oncorhynchus masou masou isolate Uvic2021 chromosome 13, UVic_Omas_1.1, whole genome shotgun sequence genome harbors these coding sequences:
- the LOC135551825 gene encoding nuclear pore complex protein Nup153-like isoform X4 has product MAATGGGKIRSRRYHIASKPYAKSKQQSGLISRVTDTVKSIVPSWMQKYFTNGEAAEGGGAKLGEEPNSQAPPNGSEEVEPLPDGRDSAEPATSNTEPSTSRVSLNFQDVLSRPPLNRSHLNFHSLDSTPALGSPSSLFSQPSTTSVPFTGGPFAGASTSFSLVKEIKDNSSQHEDDNISTTSGFSSRASEKDVPNFKTTSLPQLCSPEMDRPQQSQSSLKKPAFNLSVFGTSSTSTLNSSVLNSSQLGDSPFYPGKTTYGGAAAVRTARSRTATPYQAPLRRQIKAKPAVAPPCGVTSATARRILQSLERMSSPLADAKRIPSTVSSPLSKFPDGSTLDLSHFQAPKKRLDSPLPPVQKLVIPAAALVSGSRPMSFRPSLTPGGLTQTPGGTPTRQSPLIPEAVEYPCQSTSSSSLPTYPLSSTPATSSTGPGGGNMKRERTSTRPSSKQPEDEIAERPALPANTSTSLPSFSFPNPKPVVTTTPVLVEPVTNEVPLTTAPSTPPSTPFTFSSPIVMTTAASPPSFSPSSGFIFSAPVVKTGLSLSNGKMVTPVVAAVKHAASESMEEFEGPFKPAKMLKQGSVLELLKGPGFAVPVTQTSPVPKAPQETTVLSTAPSLGDLFKAPTGSWDCDVCMVQNKPTATKCVACMTPHPNSTLAKTDSEHFTTLSGLEGSTTTTAAGFGALFTKSVGSWDCDTCLVQNKPQAVKCVACETAKPGTGVKATLTLHAFSEAKTLPTPAPFLGFGDKFKKPEGAWECDMCMVQNKAQDIKCVSCMSTKPGVTAATQSLTPAPVSVTPLLGFGAQFKKPDGAWECDVCCVQNKGADQACVACQTPKPGALVEPKAFGSSSFGIQSLSDTCSGGFKFGMGVSSDSASGSGGFKFGGTLSDSSSGGFKFGASASSDTTSTDTSSSAGFKFGGSTEGFKFGASTASTPAAEEGSKAEALSMGAGFKFGISGGISFGTTAAASTESKPSDGGFSFGLSKPTTTTSTLSLPVSTENNSGASTETTTTASAPIFGKLAEPPTLATPLGGSIYEELLEKDKDPFTFGKPEKEASMGSGFLFSAASKGVEASAPPGGFSFFMVDPSADQPKAPTFTFGKLADSETPAAKAPKPSFSFGQSATDAAASKPVFGFMSTTTTSTSTTPAPRLFGPTSSTTPAPIPDPSTFLFGQSASSEVTPAKSFLFGQSQDSLPAPAASLNPGPAQPFLFGSGPNTAAPSFAFGAAPLSTALSTAPSAAPAQFVFSPASSSGFGSGQAPTFGQGTSQPIAPAFGSPAPSPFSATASQPPAFGGKANSVPVFDHQANSTPAFGSSTPAAPGGGFQFGGVGAFGTSNNSTGVFAFGGVPGGSPASSATPSMAPQPSAPGGGFNFIGSTKSTTFTAAPAGQNSIARRKIKTAVRRKK; this is encoded by the exons CAGTCGGGCCTGATTAGTCGAGTGACAGACACAGTCAAGAGCATCGTTCCTTCTTGGATGCAAAAATACTTCACAAACGGGGAGGCTGCAGAAGGGGGAGGGGCCAAGTTGGGGGAGGAGCCGAACAGTCAGGCCCCTCCTAATGGCAGTGAGGAGGTAGAACCCCTTCCTGATGGACGGGACTCTGCGGAGCCCGCTACCAGTAATACAG agCCTTCGACAAGCAGGGTATCCCTGAACTTCCAGGATGTTCTGTCGAGGCCCCCCCTCAATCGCTCCCACCTCAATTTCCACTCCCTGGACTCCACCCCGGCCCTGGGGAGCCCAAGCTCCCTTTTCTCCCAGCCCTCCACCACCTCTGTCCCCTTCACTGGGGGCCCCTTCGCTGGGGCGTCGACAAGCTTCTCCCTAGTCAAGGAGATCAAGGACAATAGCTCCCAGCACGAGGATGACAATATCTCCACCACCAGTGGCTTCTCATCACGCGCATCAGAAAAAG ATGTACCAAACTTTAAGACCACGTCGCTACCCCAGCTCTGTTCTCCGGAGATGGACCGGCCCCAGCAGTCCCAGTCCAGTCTCAAGAAACCTGCATTCAACCTGTCTGTCTTTGGGACTTCCTCCACT TCCACATTGAACAGTTCAGTGCTGAACTCCAGTCAGTTGGGGGATTCCCCCTTCTACCCGGGGAAGACTACATACGGGGGAGCAGCTGCTGTTAGAACAGCCCGCTCACGCACAGCCACACCTTACCAG GCTCCATTGCGGAGACAGATCAAGGCCAAGCCTGCTGTGGCTCCGCCCTGTGGGGTGACCAGCGCTACTGCCCGACGCATCTTACAGTCCCTGGAGCGCATGTCCAGCCCCCTCGCT GATGCCAAGAGAATCCCCTCTACGGTGTCCTCTCCCTTGTCAAAA TTCCCTGATGGCAGCACTCTGGACCTTTCACATTTCCAGGCCCCCAAAAAACGG CTGgactctcccctccccccagtcCAGAAGTTGGTTATCCCGGCTGCAGCGTTGGTGTCTGGGAGCCGCCCAATGTCCTTCAGGCCCTCTCTGACCCCCGGGGGCTTGACCCAGACCCCCGGAGGCACG CCCACAAGACAATCCCCTCTGATTCCTGAAGCAGTGGAGTATCCTTGTCAAAGCACAAGCAGCAGCAGCCTGCCCACCTACCCTCTGTCCAGCACTCCTGCAACCAGCAGCACAGGGCCAGGAGGAGGGAAtatgaagagggagaggaccagCACAAGACCCTCGTCCAAACAACCTGAAGACGAG ATTGCTGAGCGACCGGCCCTGCCGGCCAACACCTCAACCAGTCTGCCCAGCTTCAGCTTCCCCAACCCCAAGCCTGTTGTCACTACCACACCTGTCCTGGTGGAGCCCGTCACTAACGAG GTGCCACTGACTACagcaccctccacccctccctccacaccTTTCACTTTCTCCTCCCCTATTGTCATGACAACTGCTGCTAGCCCACCATCCTTTTCCCCGTCT TCTGGATTTATCTTCAGTGCACCTGTTGTGAAAACGGGTCTGTCACTATCCAACGGGAAGATGGTCACCCCAGTAGTGGCAGCCG TGAAGCATGCTGCCAGTGAGAGCATGGAGGAGTTTGAAGGGCCGTTTAAACCAGCCAAGATGTTGAAACAGGGCAGTGTGCTGGAGCTCCTCAAAGGACCTG GGTTTGCCGTTCCTGTTACTCAGACCTCCCCTGTCCCCAAAGCCCCCCAGGAGACCACAGTCCTGTCCACTGCCCCCTCCCTTGGGGACTTGTTCAAAGCGCCGACAGGCTCCTGGGACTGTGACGTCTGCATGGTTCAGAACAAACCCACTGCCACAAAGTGTGTGGCCTGTATGACCCCACATCCAAACTCTACTTTAGCGAAGACTGACAGTGAGCACTTCACAACGTTGTCCGGGCTGGAGGGTTCCACCACTACTACCGCTGCTGGTTTTGGAGCCCTGTTCACAAAGTCTGTGGGAAGCTGGGACTGTGACACTTGTCTGGTTCAGAACAAGCCTCAAGCAGTCAAATGTGTAGCCTGTGAGACAGCCAAGCCTGGGACTGGAGTTAAAGCCACACTGACTCTGCATGCCTTCTCGGAGGCTAAGACTCTGCCCACTCCTGCCCCCTTCTTGGGCTTCGGGGACAAGTTTAAGAAGCCGGAGGGGGCGTGGGAGTGTGACATGTGCATGGTGCAGAACAAGGCGCAGGACATCAAGTGTGTTTCCTGTATGAGCACTAAGCCAG GAGTGACGGCAGCGACTCAGTCTCTAACTCCCGCCCCTGTCAGCGTCACTCCTCTACTAGGCTTTGGGGCCCAGTTCAAGAAGCCAGATGGAGCGTGGGAGTGTGACGTGTGCTGTGTTCAGAACAAGGGAGCAGACCAGGCATGTGTGGCCTGTCAGACCCCTAAGCCTGGGGCTTTAGTAGAGCCTAAAG CATTCGGTTCTTCGTCATTTGGTATCCAGTCCTTGTCTGACACTTGCTCAGGGGGATTCAAGTTTGGCATGGGGGTGTCATCGGACTCGGCCTCTGGTTCTGGGGGCTTCAAATTCGGCGGCACCCTCTCTGACTCCTCTTCAGGGGGCTTCAAATTCGGTGCATCTGCCTCATCAGACACCACCTCAACAGACACCAGCAGCTCTGCAGGCTTCAAATTTGGCGGCTCCACAGAGGGCTTCAAATTTGGAGCATCTACTGCTTCCACCCCTGCAGCGGAAGAGGGGAGCAAGGCTGAAGCCCTGAGTATGGGTGCCGGGTTCAAATTTGGCATCAGCGGTGGGATCTCGTTCGGCACTACAGCAGCTGCTAGCACGGAGAGCAAACCCTCGGATGGAGGGTTCTCCTTTGGACTATCAAAACCGACAACCACCACCTCTACTTTAAGCCTTCCTGTCTCTACAGAGAACAACAGTGGAGCTTCTACAGAAACCACCACAACAGCATCAGCTCCTATTTTTGGGAAGCTGGCTGAGCCTCCTACCCTTGCCACACCACTAGGGGGCAGCATATATGAGGAATTGCTAGAGAAAGACAAGGACCCTTTCACCTTTGGGAAGCCTGAGAAGGAGGCCTCTATGGGGTCTGGGTTCCTGTTCAGTGCTGCTAGTAAAGGGGTGGAGGCATCGGCTCCCCCTGGAGGCTTTTCCTTCTTTATGGTAGATCCATCTGCAGACCAGCCCAAAGCACCTACCTTCACATTTGGGAAGCTGGCAGACAGCGAGACCCCAGCAGCAAAAGCCCCTAAGCCCTCATTCAGCTTTGGGCAAAGCGCTACAG ATGCTGCAGCCTCAAAGCCAGTGTTTGGGTTTAtgtcaaccaccaccacctctacttCCACCACCCCTGCCCCCAGGCTGTTTGGGCCCACCAGCAGCActaccccagcccctatcccaGACCCCAGTACCTTCCTGTTTGGGCAGAGTGCCTCCAGTGAGGTCACCCCAGCCAAGTCCTTCTTGTTTGGGCAGAGCCAGGACAGCCTGCCTGCCCCTGCAGCTTCCCTGAACCCTGGCCCGGCTCAACCATTCCTGTTTGGGTCTGGACCTAACACTGCTGCTCCCTCCTTCGCTTTTGGAGCGGCACCGCTCTCCACTGCCTTATCTACAG ctccatcAGCAGCCCCTGCTCAGTTTGTATTCAGCCCTGCCTCCTCCTCTGGCTTTGGGTCGGGACAAGCTCCTACCTTTGGTCAGGGTACCTCCCAGCCCATTGCCCCTGCGTTTGGTTCTCCTGCCCCGTCCCCCTTCTCTGCCACGGCCTCCCAGCCCCCTGCCTTTGGGGGGAAGGCCAACTCTGTCCCTGTGTTCGACCATCAAGCCAACTCCACGCCCGCTTTTGGCTCATCCACCCCCGCCGCACCAG GTGGAGGTTTCCAGTTTGGAGGAGTCGGTGCGTTCGGCACGTCCAATAACAGCACGGGGGTGTTTGCTTTCGGAGGGGTACCAGGAGGGTCCCCTGCCTCTTCTGCCACGCCCTCCATGGCACCCCAACCCAGTGCACCTGGAGGTGGCTTTAACTTTATTGG GTCAACAAAGAGCACCACCTTCACTGCAGCCCCTGCAGGACAGAACTCAATCGCTAGACGCAAGATCAAAACAGCTGTCCGGCGTAAGAAGTAA
- the LOC135551825 gene encoding nuclear pore complex protein Nup153-like isoform X2: MAATGGGKIRSRRYHIASKPYAKSKQQSGLISRVTDTVKSIVPSWMQKYFTNGEAAEGGGAKLGEEPNSQAPPNGSEEVEPLPDGRDSAEPATSNTEPSTSRVSLNFQDVLSRPPLNRSHLNFHSLDSTPALGSPSSLFSQPSTTSVPFTGGPFAGASTSFSLVKEIKDNSSQHEDDNISTTSGFSSRASEKDVPNFKTTSLPQLCSPEMDRPQQSQSSLKKPAFNLSVFGTSSTVSVSQSSQSSTSTLNSSVLNSSQLGDSPFYPGKTTYGGAAAVRTARSRTATPYQAPLRRQIKAKPAVAPPCGVTSATARRILQSLERMSSPLADAKRIPSTVSSPLSKFPDGSTLDLSHFQAPKKRLDSPLPPVQKLVIPAAALVSGSRPMSFRPSLTPGGLTQTPGGTPTRQSPLIPEAVEYPCQSTSSSSLPTYPLSSTPATSSTGPGGGNMKRERTSTRPSSKQPEDEIAERPALPANTSTSLPSFSFPNPKPVVTTTPVLVEPVTNEVPLTTAPSTPPSTPFTFSSPIVMTTAASPPSFSPSSGFIFSAPVVKTGLSLSNGKMVTPVVAAVKHAASESMEEFEGPFKPAKMLKQGSVLELLKGPGFAVPVTQTSPVPKAPQETTVLSTAPSLGDLFKAPTGSWDCDVCMVQNKPTATKCVACMTPHPNSTLAKTDSEHFTTLSGLEGSTTTTAAGFGALFTKSVGSWDCDTCLVQNKPQAVKCVACETAKPGTGVKATLTLHAFSEAKTLPTPAPFLGFGDKFKKPEGAWECDMCMVQNKAQDIKCVSCMSTKPGVTAATQSLTPAPVSVTPLLGFGAQFKKPDGAWECDVCCVQNKGADQACVACQTPKPGALVEPKAFGSSSFGIQSLSDTCSGGFKFGMGVSSDSASGSGGFKFGGTLSDSSSGGFKFGASASSDTTSTDTSSSAGFKFGGSTEGFKFGASTASTPAAEEGSKAEALSMGAGFKFGISGGISFGTTAAASTESKPSDGGFSFGLSKPTTTTSTLSLPVSTENNSGASTETTTTASAPIFGKLAEPPTLATPLGGSIYEELLEKDKDPFTFGKPEKEASMGSGFLFSAASKGVEASAPPGGFSFFMVDPSADQPKAPTFTFGKLADSETPAAKAPKPSFSFGQSATDAAASKPVFGFMSTTTTSTSTTPAPRLFGPTSSTTPAPIPDPSTFLFGQSASSEVTPAKSFLFGQSQDSLPAPAASLNPGPAQPFLFGSGPNTAAPSFAFGAAPLSTALSTAPSAAPAQFVFSPASSSGFGSGQAPTFGQGTSQPIAPAFGSPAPSPFSATASQPPAFGGKANSVPVFDHQANSTPAFGSSTPAAPGGGFQFGGVGAFGTSNNSTGVFAFGGVPGGSPASSATPSMAPQPSAPGGGFNFIGSTKSTTFTAAPAGQNSIARRKIKTAVRRKK; this comes from the exons CAGTCGGGCCTGATTAGTCGAGTGACAGACACAGTCAAGAGCATCGTTCCTTCTTGGATGCAAAAATACTTCACAAACGGGGAGGCTGCAGAAGGGGGAGGGGCCAAGTTGGGGGAGGAGCCGAACAGTCAGGCCCCTCCTAATGGCAGTGAGGAGGTAGAACCCCTTCCTGATGGACGGGACTCTGCGGAGCCCGCTACCAGTAATACAG agCCTTCGACAAGCAGGGTATCCCTGAACTTCCAGGATGTTCTGTCGAGGCCCCCCCTCAATCGCTCCCACCTCAATTTCCACTCCCTGGACTCCACCCCGGCCCTGGGGAGCCCAAGCTCCCTTTTCTCCCAGCCCTCCACCACCTCTGTCCCCTTCACTGGGGGCCCCTTCGCTGGGGCGTCGACAAGCTTCTCCCTAGTCAAGGAGATCAAGGACAATAGCTCCCAGCACGAGGATGACAATATCTCCACCACCAGTGGCTTCTCATCACGCGCATCAGAAAAAG ATGTACCAAACTTTAAGACCACGTCGCTACCCCAGCTCTGTTCTCCGGAGATGGACCGGCCCCAGCAGTCCCAGTCCAGTCTCAAGAAACCTGCATTCAACCTGTCTGTCTTTGGGACTTCCTCCACTGTGAGTGTCAGTCAGTCAAGTCAGTCCTCCACT TCCACATTGAACAGTTCAGTGCTGAACTCCAGTCAGTTGGGGGATTCCCCCTTCTACCCGGGGAAGACTACATACGGGGGAGCAGCTGCTGTTAGAACAGCCCGCTCACGCACAGCCACACCTTACCAG GCTCCATTGCGGAGACAGATCAAGGCCAAGCCTGCTGTGGCTCCGCCCTGTGGGGTGACCAGCGCTACTGCCCGACGCATCTTACAGTCCCTGGAGCGCATGTCCAGCCCCCTCGCT GATGCCAAGAGAATCCCCTCTACGGTGTCCTCTCCCTTGTCAAAA TTCCCTGATGGCAGCACTCTGGACCTTTCACATTTCCAGGCCCCCAAAAAACGG CTGgactctcccctccccccagtcCAGAAGTTGGTTATCCCGGCTGCAGCGTTGGTGTCTGGGAGCCGCCCAATGTCCTTCAGGCCCTCTCTGACCCCCGGGGGCTTGACCCAGACCCCCGGAGGCACG CCCACAAGACAATCCCCTCTGATTCCTGAAGCAGTGGAGTATCCTTGTCAAAGCACAAGCAGCAGCAGCCTGCCCACCTACCCTCTGTCCAGCACTCCTGCAACCAGCAGCACAGGGCCAGGAGGAGGGAAtatgaagagggagaggaccagCACAAGACCCTCGTCCAAACAACCTGAAGACGAG ATTGCTGAGCGACCGGCCCTGCCGGCCAACACCTCAACCAGTCTGCCCAGCTTCAGCTTCCCCAACCCCAAGCCTGTTGTCACTACCACACCTGTCCTGGTGGAGCCCGTCACTAACGAG GTGCCACTGACTACagcaccctccacccctccctccacaccTTTCACTTTCTCCTCCCCTATTGTCATGACAACTGCTGCTAGCCCACCATCCTTTTCCCCGTCT TCTGGATTTATCTTCAGTGCACCTGTTGTGAAAACGGGTCTGTCACTATCCAACGGGAAGATGGTCACCCCAGTAGTGGCAGCCG TGAAGCATGCTGCCAGTGAGAGCATGGAGGAGTTTGAAGGGCCGTTTAAACCAGCCAAGATGTTGAAACAGGGCAGTGTGCTGGAGCTCCTCAAAGGACCTG GGTTTGCCGTTCCTGTTACTCAGACCTCCCCTGTCCCCAAAGCCCCCCAGGAGACCACAGTCCTGTCCACTGCCCCCTCCCTTGGGGACTTGTTCAAAGCGCCGACAGGCTCCTGGGACTGTGACGTCTGCATGGTTCAGAACAAACCCACTGCCACAAAGTGTGTGGCCTGTATGACCCCACATCCAAACTCTACTTTAGCGAAGACTGACAGTGAGCACTTCACAACGTTGTCCGGGCTGGAGGGTTCCACCACTACTACCGCTGCTGGTTTTGGAGCCCTGTTCACAAAGTCTGTGGGAAGCTGGGACTGTGACACTTGTCTGGTTCAGAACAAGCCTCAAGCAGTCAAATGTGTAGCCTGTGAGACAGCCAAGCCTGGGACTGGAGTTAAAGCCACACTGACTCTGCATGCCTTCTCGGAGGCTAAGACTCTGCCCACTCCTGCCCCCTTCTTGGGCTTCGGGGACAAGTTTAAGAAGCCGGAGGGGGCGTGGGAGTGTGACATGTGCATGGTGCAGAACAAGGCGCAGGACATCAAGTGTGTTTCCTGTATGAGCACTAAGCCAG GAGTGACGGCAGCGACTCAGTCTCTAACTCCCGCCCCTGTCAGCGTCACTCCTCTACTAGGCTTTGGGGCCCAGTTCAAGAAGCCAGATGGAGCGTGGGAGTGTGACGTGTGCTGTGTTCAGAACAAGGGAGCAGACCAGGCATGTGTGGCCTGTCAGACCCCTAAGCCTGGGGCTTTAGTAGAGCCTAAAG CATTCGGTTCTTCGTCATTTGGTATCCAGTCCTTGTCTGACACTTGCTCAGGGGGATTCAAGTTTGGCATGGGGGTGTCATCGGACTCGGCCTCTGGTTCTGGGGGCTTCAAATTCGGCGGCACCCTCTCTGACTCCTCTTCAGGGGGCTTCAAATTCGGTGCATCTGCCTCATCAGACACCACCTCAACAGACACCAGCAGCTCTGCAGGCTTCAAATTTGGCGGCTCCACAGAGGGCTTCAAATTTGGAGCATCTACTGCTTCCACCCCTGCAGCGGAAGAGGGGAGCAAGGCTGAAGCCCTGAGTATGGGTGCCGGGTTCAAATTTGGCATCAGCGGTGGGATCTCGTTCGGCACTACAGCAGCTGCTAGCACGGAGAGCAAACCCTCGGATGGAGGGTTCTCCTTTGGACTATCAAAACCGACAACCACCACCTCTACTTTAAGCCTTCCTGTCTCTACAGAGAACAACAGTGGAGCTTCTACAGAAACCACCACAACAGCATCAGCTCCTATTTTTGGGAAGCTGGCTGAGCCTCCTACCCTTGCCACACCACTAGGGGGCAGCATATATGAGGAATTGCTAGAGAAAGACAAGGACCCTTTCACCTTTGGGAAGCCTGAGAAGGAGGCCTCTATGGGGTCTGGGTTCCTGTTCAGTGCTGCTAGTAAAGGGGTGGAGGCATCGGCTCCCCCTGGAGGCTTTTCCTTCTTTATGGTAGATCCATCTGCAGACCAGCCCAAAGCACCTACCTTCACATTTGGGAAGCTGGCAGACAGCGAGACCCCAGCAGCAAAAGCCCCTAAGCCCTCATTCAGCTTTGGGCAAAGCGCTACAG ATGCTGCAGCCTCAAAGCCAGTGTTTGGGTTTAtgtcaaccaccaccacctctacttCCACCACCCCTGCCCCCAGGCTGTTTGGGCCCACCAGCAGCActaccccagcccctatcccaGACCCCAGTACCTTCCTGTTTGGGCAGAGTGCCTCCAGTGAGGTCACCCCAGCCAAGTCCTTCTTGTTTGGGCAGAGCCAGGACAGCCTGCCTGCCCCTGCAGCTTCCCTGAACCCTGGCCCGGCTCAACCATTCCTGTTTGGGTCTGGACCTAACACTGCTGCTCCCTCCTTCGCTTTTGGAGCGGCACCGCTCTCCACTGCCTTATCTACAG ctccatcAGCAGCCCCTGCTCAGTTTGTATTCAGCCCTGCCTCCTCCTCTGGCTTTGGGTCGGGACAAGCTCCTACCTTTGGTCAGGGTACCTCCCAGCCCATTGCCCCTGCGTTTGGTTCTCCTGCCCCGTCCCCCTTCTCTGCCACGGCCTCCCAGCCCCCTGCCTTTGGGGGGAAGGCCAACTCTGTCCCTGTGTTCGACCATCAAGCCAACTCCACGCCCGCTTTTGGCTCATCCACCCCCGCCGCACCAG GTGGAGGTTTCCAGTTTGGAGGAGTCGGTGCGTTCGGCACGTCCAATAACAGCACGGGGGTGTTTGCTTTCGGAGGGGTACCAGGAGGGTCCCCTGCCTCTTCTGCCACGCCCTCCATGGCACCCCAACCCAGTGCACCTGGAGGTGGCTTTAACTTTATTGG GTCAACAAAGAGCACCACCTTCACTGCAGCCCCTGCAGGACAGAACTCAATCGCTAGACGCAAGATCAAAACAGCTGTCCGGCGTAAGAAGTAA